A window of the Thermoplasmatales archaeon genome harbors these coding sequences:
- a CDS encoding S-adenosylmethionine decarboxylase has translation MRILGKHIIAEFYGVDKKLISEESVIRGIVEKIIEEAKIEKIGILTKQFNPHGVTCVVLIAESHISIHTWPEYGLVNLDIFTCGDKGKSEIAFELFIKYLKPKHFRHYILDRG, from the coding sequence ATGAGGATATTAGGGAAACACATAATAGCGGAATTCTATGGCGTGGATAAGAAACTGATATCGGAAGAAAGTGTAATCAGGGGGATAGTTGAAAAGATTATTGAGGAAGCAAAAATAGAGAAAATAGGGATTTTAACAAAGCAATTCAACCCTCACGGAGTTACATGTGTTGTATTGATTGCAGAATCGCATATTTCAATTCATACTTGGCCAGAATATGGCTTGGTCAATCTTGATATATTTACTTGTGGTGATAAGGGAAAAAGTGAAATAGCTTTTGAATTATTCATCAAATATCTGAAACCAAAACATTTCAGACATTATATTTTGGATAGGGGATGA
- a CDS encoding bis-aminopropyl spermidine synthase family protein gives MDRIEYQIISFLSKGTASPWEIIANIDASLPEFYKKLNKLKGEDIIEINDGKLKLTQKGKKFAEKWIDLKCNACDGTGYKFFCGIEKEYKKIMKERPPAFEKYDQGYMGVGDVLRRISFIYERGDLKGKIFVIGDDDFLSIACGLTFIPKKVVAIDIDERIVEFINRIANEYSLSVEAFIQDIRKENIEFFKKFDVFVTDPVETLPGIKLFLSRGAYSLKRNGAGYFGLTTLEASMKKWYEIQKMLHEMGFVITDIRRKFNTYPAEKKNFSSYQNKLPIFKKLKLRMDCNWYKSSLYRIEAVKNIKPLIKGDVNLGKELYIDDESWATPR, from the coding sequence ATGGATAGGATAGAATATCAGATAATCTCTTTTTTGAGCAAAGGCACTGCTTCGCCATGGGAAATAATCGCTAATATTGATGCTTCTCTGCCTGAATTTTATAAAAAATTGAATAAATTAAAGGGAGAGGATATAATAGAAATTAATGATGGCAAATTAAAACTTACTCAAAAAGGAAAAAAATTTGCAGAAAAATGGATTGATTTGAAATGTAATGCATGTGATGGTACTGGATATAAATTTTTTTGTGGAATAGAGAAAGAATATAAAAAAATAATGAAAGAACGCCCTCCCGCTTTTGAAAAATATGATCAGGGATATATGGGTGTTGGAGATGTTTTAAGGAGGATATCTTTTATATATGAAAGAGGGGATTTAAAAGGAAAAATATTTGTTATTGGAGATGATGATTTTTTAAGTATAGCATGTGGGCTAACTTTTATTCCAAAAAAAGTTGTTGCAATTGACATAGATGAAAGAATTGTTGAATTCATAAACAGAATAGCAAATGAATATAGTTTGTCAGTGGAAGCATTTATTCAGGATATAAGGAAAGAAAACATTGAATTTTTTAAAAAATTCGATGTATTCGTTACTGACCCTGTAGAAACCCTTCCTGGCATAAAACTATTTCTTTCTAGAGGAGCTTATTCATTGAAAAGAAATGGAGCTGGCTATTTTGGGCTTACAACACTTGAAGCATCCATGAAAAAATGGTATGAAATACAAAAAATGCTTCATGAAATGGGCTTCGTAATAACAGATATAAGAAGAAAATTCAATACATATCCAGCTGAGAAAAAAAATTTTTCATCTTATCAGAATAAGCTTCCTATCTTCAAAAAATTAAAATTAAGGATGGACTGCAACTGGTATAAATCTTCCCTTTATAGAATAGAGGCAGTTAAAAATATAAAGCCATTGATAAAAGGAGATGTTAATCTTGGAAAAGAGCTATACATAGATGATGAAAGCTGGGCTACTCCTAGGTAA